Proteins from a genomic interval of Arachis hypogaea cultivar Tifrunner chromosome 10, arahy.Tifrunner.gnm2.J5K5, whole genome shotgun sequence:
- the LOC112715351 gene encoding DEAD-box ATP-dependent RNA helicase 18, with translation MEFELPNKALTTTRFSELNPPLSEKVLKALSESGFNFCTPVQAATIPLLCSFKDVAVDAATGSGKTLAFVVPLVEILRRSSSNPKPHQVLGIIISPTRELSHQIYHVAQPFISTLANVKSMLLVGGVEVKSDMKKIEEEGANILIGTPGRLYDIMNRMDFLDFKNFEILILDEADRLLDMGFQKQITSIISLLPKLRRTGLFSATQTEAVEELARAGLRNPVRVEVRAEAKLLNAPAASKQPESTKTPSGLQIEYLECEADKKPSQLVDILIKNRSRKVIIYFMTCACVDYWGVVLPRLSVLKGFSLVPLHGKMKQTVREKALASFTSLSNGVLLCTDVAARGLDIPGVDCIVQYDPPQDPNVFIHRVGRTARLGKQGHAVVFLLPKEESYVEFLRIRRVPLQERKFSDDAPDVVPQIRSAAKKDRDVMEKGVRAFVSYIRAYKEHHCSYIFRWKELEIGKLAMGHGLLQLPLMPEVKHHSLSTEGFVPVDDINLEDIKYRDKSREKQRKKNLQAKKEAKEKEKEAKPEKPSKTPSAPTAMRKKTARQRRAQQTIEDEEELMQDYRLLKKLKKGTIDENEYAKLTGAEELL, from the exons ATGGAATTCGAACTCCCAAACAAGGCCTTAACCACCACGCGCTTTTCGGAGCTGAATCCGCCGCTATCAGAGAAGGTTCTCAAAGCTTTATCGGAATCCGGGTTCAACTTCTGCACGCCGGTTCAAGCCGCCACCATTCCCTTGCTCTGCAGCTTCAAGGATGTCGCCGTCGACGCCGCCACTGGTTCAGGCAAAACCCTAGCTTTTGTCGTCCCTCTCGTCGAGATTCTTCGACGCTCCTCTTCTAACCCCAAGCCTCATCAG GTACTAGGAATAATCATATCCCCCACAAGGGAGCTATCACATCAAATATATCATGTAGCACAACCTTTCATTTCAACTTTAGCGAATGTTAAGTCCATGCTGCTTGTTGGTGGAGTTGAAGTGAAATCAGACATGAAGAAGATAGAGGAAGAAGGCGCTAACATACTAATTGGCACACCTGGGCGGTTGTATGACATAATGAACCGGATGGATTTCTTGGATTTCAAAAACTTCGAG ATTTTGATTTTAGACGAGGCTGATAGACTCTTAGATATGGGATTCCAGAAGCAGATAACTTCCATTATATCTCTTTTGCCTAAGCTTCGAAGAACTGGCCTGTTTTCTGCTACTCAAACTGAGGCTGTTGAAGAGCTTGCTAGAGCAGGATTGAGAAATCCTGTGAGGGTTGAAGTTCGGGCAGAGGCGAAACTTTTAAATGCTCCTGCAGCATCAAAACAACCTGAATCTACAAAAACACCTTCTGGGCTTCAAATTGAG TACTTGGAATGTGAGGCAGATAAGAAGCCATCACAGCTAGTAGACATCCTTATTAAGAACCGCTCAAGAAAAGTTATAAT ATATTTCATGACTTGTGCTTGTGTTGACTATTGGGGAGTTGTCCTTCCACGCCTCTCTGTTTTGAAAGGCTTCTCCTTGGTTCCTCTTCATGGAAAAATGAAGCAG ACTGTTAGGGAGAAAGCATTAGCCTCCTTTACATCCCTTTCAAATGGAGTTCTGCTATGTACAGATGTTGCAGCACGTGGACTTGACATACCAGGTGTAGATTGTATAGTGCAG TATGATCCTCCTCAAGATCCAAATGTTTTCATACACAGAGTTGGTCGAACTGCTCGGCTGGGTAAACAAGGTCATGCTGTTGTCTTCTTATTGCCAAAG GAGGAGTCTTACGTAGAATTCCTACGTATAAGAAGGGTCCCTCTTCAAGAGAGAAAATTCTCTGATGATGCACCTGATGTTGTACCTCAG ATTCGTTCTGCTGCGAAAAAAGATCGTGATGTTATGGAGAAAGGAGTCAGGGCATTTGTTTCCTACATCCGTGCATACAAGGAGCATCACTGTTCATATATTTTTAG GTGGAAAGAACTTGAAATTGGTAAATTGGCCATGGGACATGGCTTACTGCAACTTCCTCTAATGCCAGAGGTAAAACATCATTCACTTTCTACCGAGGGATTTGTACCGGTTGATGATATCAATTTGGAGGACATTAAATACAG AGATAAATCTCGTgaaaaacaaaggaagaaaaacctgcaagcaaagaaagaagcaaaagagaaggagaaagaggcAAAACCAGAAAAGCCAAGCAAAACTCCCAGTGCACCTACTGCCATGAGGAAGAAAACAGCTCGACAGAGACGTGCTCAGCAGACAATTGAAGATGAGGAAGAGTTGATGCAAGATTACCGCTTGTTGAAGAAACTGAAGAAAGGGACTATAGATGAGAATGAATATGCTAAGTTGACAGGCGCTGAGGAATTACTCTGA
- the LOC112717404 gene encoding uncharacterized protein: protein MLGRAWKETRNRLYHRYYDPELSFAANIENRPDGITADHWKRFLDYRNSKETQDKCKKNAENRSKQLYTHTGGSKSLARLGEEESERQGRIVSRGELYLLTHKKTNGSYIHDAARAIGERIEAIEQGDESSRLLSHNDSLAQALGRERPGRVRGMGLGPTSSQVFGMNSNQQSNGFEREETQRVLLELQAELAAEKLKRKAVEDEVAAEKTKRQAVEDEVAAEKTKRQAMEDEVAAGKVRMQAMESALICLLQGQGRKLPSDVATWMSALEGQNRK from the exons ATGCTAGGAAGGGCTTGGAAGGAAACGAGGAACAGATTATACCATCGCTACTATGACCCAGAACTTTCATTTGCAGCAAATATTgaaaaccgcccagatggaattACTGCAGACCATTGGAAAAGATTTCTCGATTATCGCAACAGCAAAGAGACACAG GATAAGTGTAAGAAAAATGCCGAGAATCGATCAAAGCAGCTTTACACCCACACTGGTGGATCGAAAAGCTTGGCAAGGCTCGGAGAAGAAGAG TCGGAACGACAAGGGAGGATAGTTAGTAGAGGAGAGTTGTATCTCTTAACGCACAAAAAAACCAATGGCTCCTATATCCATGATGCAGCTCGCGCTATTGGA GAAAGAATTGAGGCTATTGAGCAAGGCGATGAATCTTCTAGACTGTTATCCCATAATGATTCGCTTGCTCAAGCTCTCGGAAGAGAGCGCCCGGGTAGGGTGCGTGGAATGGGGTTGGGACCGACTTCTAGTCAAGTCTTCGGTATGAATTCCAATCAACAGAGCAATGGTTTTGAAAGGGAGGAGACCCAAAGGGTGCTGCTTGAACTGCAAGCAGAGTTGGCAGCAGAGAAATTGAAAAGGAAGGCAGTGGAGGATGAAGTAGCAGCCGAGAAGACCAAAAGACAGGCAGTGGAGGATGAAGTAGCAGCCGAGAAGACCAAAAGACAGGCAATGGAGGATGAAGTAGCAGCTGGGAAGGTCAGGATGCAGGCAATGGAGAGTGCTTTGATATgtctacttcaagggcaaggtagGAAGCTGCCATCAGACGTCGCAACATGGATGAGTGCGTTGGAGGGACAAAATAGAAAGTAG
- the LOC140173117 gene encoding uncharacterized protein: protein MNERAITVLIRNLSCEVLSSQMSITTLRPSCDLYCNNSPSESSPPQDFEGKTDLNIRALEVVEELRTKRAHKQCYIDKSWISKSRVGAEYRDDLTRFLDFAFANASSDGMIRCPCPKCGFRLLQNREDAFDHLVINPFPSTYTFWIHHGERREVERSCDGQEEQSEQHFNAPMLDMVHDAFNISGLPGPEEDSEHEPDESAMDELPNLYNEPSRETRNFHDLLEDGEQELYPGCTKFSKLSFLVRLYHIKSMCGVSDKAFGMILELLADAFEHARIPSTVHDAKKVIRKLGLEYKKIDACPNDCMLYQGNDQELTKCKQCGTSRWKHKTKKNSMVRIKTVVKKNGKPQAAKILRYFPLIPRLQRLYMSSKTAVDMLWHKRSPNSDGMYRHPRDAEAWKSFDVRYPDFSRDPRSVRLALASDGFNPFGNMSSKYSIWPVVLIPYNMPPWICMKRTSFILSMIIAGPKMPGNDIDVYLEPLINELKQLWRGVETYDAVEKKILCYC, encoded by the exons atgaatgaaagagCAATTACAGTTTTGATAAGGAACTTGTCATGTGAAGTTCTGTCATCCCAAATGAGCATAACAACTCTAAGACCATCTTGTGATTTGTACTGCAACAACTCTCCAAGTGAAAGCTCTCCACCACAAG ATTTTGAAGGCAAGACAGATCTCAACATTCGTGCTTTAGAGGTTGTGGAAGAACTTAGAACTAAAAGAGCACACAAGCAG TGTT ATATCGATAAGAGTTGGATTTCAAAGTCACGAGTCGGTGCAGAATATAGGGACGATTTGACCAGATTCCTAGATTTTGCATTTGCCAATGCATCATCTGATGGGATGATACGTTGTCCATGTCCGAAGTGTGGCTTCCGCCTCTTACAAAATAGAGAGGATGCGTTTGATCACTTGGTGATCAACCCTTTCCCGTCTACTTACACATTTTGGATCCATCACGGTGAGAGACGCGAGGTCGAGCGCTCTTGTGACGGACAAGAGGAGCAATCTGAACAACATTTCAACGCCCCGATGCTTGATATGGTCCACGATGCATTCAACATCTCAGGACTTCCCGGTCCCGAAGAAGACTCGGAGCATGAACCGGACGAGAGCGCTATGGATGAGTTGCCTAACTTATACAATGAACCTAGTCGAGAGACCCGCAACTTTCACGACCTACTCGAAGACGGGGAGCAGGAGTTATACCCAGGATGTACAAAGTTCTCTAAGTTGTCGTTCTTGGTGAGGCTCTATCACATTAAGTCCATGTGCGGAGTGAGCGATAAGGCCTTCGGAATGATATTGGAGTTGCTTGCGGACGCTTTTGAGCATGCCCGGATTCCATCCACTGTGCACGATGCCAAAAAAGTCATAAGAAAACTCGGTCTCGAGTACAAGAAGATAGATGCATGtccaaatgactgcatgctatACCAGGGCAACGACCAAGAGCTGACCAAATGCAAGCAGTGTGGGACATCTAGATGGAAGCATAAGACTAAGAAGAACTCTATGGTGAGGATCAAGACGGTTGTCAAGAAGAACGGCAAACCACAAGCGGCGAAGATTCTTCGTTACTTCCCCCTTATTCCACGATTGCAGAGGTTATATATGTCTAGTAAGACAGCCGTTGACATGCTGTGGCATAAGAGAAGTCCTAACTCTGATGGTATGTATAGGCATCCAAGGGACGCCGAGGCATGGAAGTCATTTGACGTACGATATCCAGACTTCTCTCGTGATCCGCGTAGTGTTCGCCTAGCATTAGCTAGCGATGGCTTTAACCCTTTTGGGAACATGAGCTCGAAGTACTCAATTTGGCCAGTGGTTCTTATCCCGTATAACATGCCGCCTTGGATTTGCATGAAACGCACTTCGTTCATCCTCTCTATGATTATTGCTGGTCCTAAAATGCCTGGAAATGACATAGACGTGTACCTAGAGCCGTTGATCAACGAGTTGAAGCAATTATGGAGGGGTGTTGAAACTTATGATGCAGTCGAGAAAAAAATACTCTGCTATTGCTGA